Proteins encoded by one window of bacterium:
- the groES gene encoding co-chaperone GroES, protein MKLKPLGDRVVVKPLEEEERTKGGIVLPDTAKEKPQHGEVIAVGPGEWDEDGKKRIPLDVKPGDRVLYAKYAGTEVKTDDGDLLILRASDVLAIVEKFSVKTKAKG, encoded by the coding sequence ATGAAGCTCAAGCCACTGGGCGACCGCGTGGTCGTGAAGCCCCTGGAAGAGGAGGAGCGGACAAAGGGAGGCATCGTCCTGCCGGATACCGCCAAGGAGAAGCCGCAGCACGGCGAGGTAATCGCCGTGGGACCGGGCGAGTGGGATGAGGACGGCAAGAAGCGCATCCCCCTGGATGTGAAGCCGGGCGATCGGGTGCTGTACGCCAAGTACGCGGGTACCGAGGTCAAGACCGACGACGGTGACCTGCTGATCCTCCGCGCCAGCGACGTGCTGGCCATCGTCGAGAAGTTTTCGGTCAAGACCAAGGCCAAGGGATAA
- the groL gene encoding chaperonin GroEL (60 kDa chaperone family; promotes refolding of misfolded polypeptides especially under stressful conditions; forms two stacked rings of heptamers to form a barrel-shaped 14mer; ends can be capped by GroES; misfolded proteins enter the barrel where they are refolded when GroES binds) yields the protein MPKILAYNEDARRAMERGVNKLAEAVKITLGPKGRNVVLEKKFGSPTITHDGVTVAKEIELEDPFENAGAQLVREVATKTEDVAGDGTTTATILAQAIMRAGLKMVSAGSNPMALKRGIDKAVAAVVAEIHKAARPVETKEAIEQVASIAANDALIGQLIGDAMDKVGKDGVITVEESKGIETTVEVVEGMMFDKGYISPYFITDPEKMEAVLDDAVILLTDKKISAIKDLLPVLERVVQLGRPLLLITEDLEGEALATLVVNKLRGTLQAVAVKAPAFGERRKAILEDIAILTGGQVISEEVGLKLENTEMIHLGRAGQVKIRKDETIIIKGAGEKKQIQKRVQQLRKQIEETESDYDREKLQERLGKLAGGVAVVKVGAPSEAELKYRKTRTEDALRATRSAVEEGIVAGGGAALVVASKAIKSLGLKGDEKVGASIVARALTEPARQLAINAGQEGSIIVEHLREQKPDWGYDVMSNEFVDMFKAGIVDPAKVVRSALQNAASISGLLLTTEAMVVEKPEEEKQGPAAPQMPMM from the coding sequence ATGCCGAAGATTCTGGCTTACAACGAGGATGCCCGGCGCGCGATGGAGCGCGGGGTCAACAAGCTGGCCGAGGCCGTGAAGATCACGCTGGGCCCCAAGGGGCGCAACGTGGTGCTCGAGAAGAAGTTCGGCTCGCCCACCATCACGCACGACGGCGTAACGGTGGCCAAGGAGATCGAGCTGGAGGACCCCTTCGAGAACGCGGGGGCGCAGCTCGTGCGAGAGGTGGCCACCAAGACCGAGGACGTGGCCGGCGACGGCACGACAACGGCTACCATCCTTGCTCAGGCGATCATGCGCGCCGGACTCAAGATGGTCTCCGCCGGCTCCAACCCCATGGCGCTCAAGCGGGGCATTGACAAGGCGGTCGCCGCGGTAGTCGCCGAGATTCACAAGGCGGCCAGGCCGGTAGAGACCAAAGAGGCGATCGAGCAGGTCGCCAGCATTGCCGCCAACGACGCCCTAATCGGCCAGCTCATCGGTGACGCGATGGACAAGGTCGGCAAGGACGGGGTCATCACCGTCGAGGAGTCCAAGGGGATCGAGACGACCGTAGAGGTCGTCGAGGGGATGATGTTCGACAAGGGCTACATCTCGCCGTACTTCATCACCGACCCCGAGAAGATGGAGGCGGTTCTCGACGACGCGGTCATCCTGCTGACCGACAAGAAGATCAGCGCGATCAAGGACCTGCTGCCGGTCCTGGAGCGGGTCGTGCAGTTGGGCCGGCCGTTGCTGCTCATCACCGAGGACCTCGAAGGCGAGGCACTGGCCACCTTGGTAGTCAACAAACTCCGAGGAACGCTGCAGGCGGTTGCCGTCAAGGCCCCCGCATTCGGCGAGCGGCGCAAGGCGATCCTCGAGGACATCGCGATTCTCACAGGCGGTCAGGTCATCAGCGAAGAGGTGGGCCTCAAACTGGAGAACACCGAGATGATCCACCTGGGCCGCGCCGGGCAGGTGAAGATCCGCAAGGATGAGACGATCATCATCAAGGGCGCAGGCGAGAAGAAGCAGATTCAGAAGCGCGTACAGCAGCTGCGCAAGCAGATCGAGGAAACCGAGTCCGACTACGACCGTGAGAAGCTGCAGGAGCGGCTCGGCAAGCTGGCCGGAGGCGTGGCAGTGGTTAAGGTCGGGGCGCCCAGCGAGGCGGAGTTGAAGTACCGCAAGACCCGCACCGAGGACGCTCTGCGCGCGACGCGCTCGGCCGTCGAGGAAGGCATCGTGGCCGGCGGCGGCGCCGCGCTGGTGGTGGCCAGCAAGGCCATCAAGTCGTTGGGGCTGAAAGGCGACGAGAAGGTCGGCGCCTCGATCGTAGCCCGTGCTCTGACCGAGCCCGCGCGGCAGCTCGCCATCAACGCCGGGCAGGAGGGGTCCATCATCGTAGAGCACCTCAGGGAACAGAAGCCGGATTGGGGCTACGATGTCATGAGCAACGAGTTCGTGGACATGTTCAAGGCAGGCATCGTGGATCCCGCCAAGGTGGTGCGCTCCGCGCTGCAGAACGCGGCCAGCATCTCCGGGCTGCTGCTGACCACCGAGGCCATGGTTGTGGAGAAGCCGGAGGAGGAGAAGCAGGGGCCCGCGGCGCCGCAGATGCCGATGATGTAG
- a CDS encoding LLM class flavin-dependent oxidoreductase yields the protein MRFGFIPTEGGHFFAQALREVLLGEELGFHSAWMEEHHGVTNHYWPSPLVVLAGFATRTSRILLGTNIAVLPFYHPVRAAEDVAMLDIISGGRAIFGVAIGYRPQEFALYGAQLENRGARLSEAIRLMQRLWTEESVTFTGRHYAVSDARIEPRPLRPVPIWIGGWGDLSLRRAAELGDAWIPGPTARLEKLLDAQATYRRHLVKFGRDPGGVPTPLTRELVIAETEARARELAERHLLVNYRDEYGKDWSHPLIGREDGTPVDRLDDLGRDRFLIGTPDQVVRQIERFRETFGVDHLIFRTYFPGMPHEHIMNELRLLAKEVMPAFATGDLEVAHDDT from the coding sequence ATGAGATTCGGGTTCATTCCGACCGAAGGCGGCCACTTCTTCGCGCAGGCGCTGCGCGAGGTACTGCTGGGCGAGGAGCTGGGCTTCCATTCGGCGTGGATGGAGGAGCACCACGGCGTCACCAACCACTACTGGCCTTCACCTTTGGTAGTCCTGGCCGGTTTTGCGACGCGGACTTCAAGGATTCTGCTGGGGACCAACATCGCGGTCCTGCCTTTCTACCACCCGGTGCGTGCCGCTGAGGACGTGGCCATGTTGGACATCATCTCGGGCGGCCGCGCAATCTTCGGCGTGGCGATCGGTTACCGCCCGCAGGAGTTCGCCCTATACGGAGCGCAGTTGGAGAACCGTGGAGCCCGACTGTCCGAGGCGATCCGGCTGATGCAGCGCCTCTGGACGGAAGAGTCTGTGACCTTCACCGGCCGGCACTATGCTGTCTCGGACGCGCGGATCGAACCGCGGCCCCTTCGCCCGGTGCCGATCTGGATAGGAGGGTGGGGGGATCTTTCTCTGCGACGCGCGGCTGAACTGGGCGATGCCTGGATTCCAGGACCCACGGCCCGCCTCGAGAAGCTGCTCGACGCCCAGGCCACCTACCGGCGCCACTTGGTCAAGTTCGGGCGCGATCCGGGCGGGGTTCCCACGCCCCTTACCCGCGAGCTGGTCATCGCGGAGACCGAAGCGCGGGCGCGCGAGCTGGCCGAACGCCACCTGCTCGTCAACTACCGCGACGAGTACGGCAAGGACTGGTCGCACCCGCTGATCGGTCGGGAGGACGGAACCCCGGTGGACAGACTGGATGACCTGGGCCGCGACCGATTCCTCATCGGGACGCCCGACCAGGTGGTGCGGCAGATCGAGCGGTTCCGGGAGACCTTTGGCGTGGACCACCTGATCTTCCGGACGTATTTCCCGGGCATGCCTCACGAGCACATCATGAACGAACTGAGACTTCTGGCGAAGGAAGTGATGCCGGCCTTCGCGACCGGCGATCTGGAGGTGGCTCATGATGACACCTAA